A genomic region of Burkholderia humptydooensis contains the following coding sequences:
- a CDS encoding cyclase family protein, with protein MTERRWKRRPAGSNWGEFGDEDQKGRLNWLTEGKVLEGLLEVKVGKVFSLSLPLDVPRGGGLNARRQPPRVMAAQLGGRPYFGYRADESARNATDVVCDDAFCVHSQYSTQWDALSHVGGVFDADDDGHAEVVFYNGYRLGEHVVVPKEGDSEGGAHALGIEVMAQTGVQGRGVLIDLRHHYGDGRRKVGYDALMRVLEADRVEVERGDMVCVHTGFAERLLGEEAGALTGCCVLDGEDGRLLKWVDESGLSVLAADNHAVEERPGVLKSREVPGALMPLHELCLFKLGIHLGELWRLTPLAEWLRMEGRSRFLLTAPPLHIRGLVGSPVNPVATV; from the coding sequence TTGACTGAACGAAGATGGAAACGGCGCCCGGCTGGGTCGAACTGGGGTGAATTTGGAGATGAGGACCAGAAGGGGCGGCTGAACTGGCTGACGGAGGGGAAGGTGCTGGAGGGGCTGTTGGAGGTGAAGGTGGGGAAGGTGTTTTCGCTGAGCCTGCCGCTGGACGTGCCGCGGGGTGGAGGGCTGAACGCGCGGCGGCAGCCGCCGCGGGTGATGGCGGCGCAACTGGGGGGGCGTCCGTACTTTGGGTATAGGGCGGACGAATCGGCGCGCAACGCGACGGACGTGGTGTGCGACGACGCGTTCTGCGTGCACTCGCAGTACTCGACGCAGTGGGATGCGCTGTCGCACGTGGGCGGGGTGTTCGACGCGGACGATGATGGGCATGCGGAGGTGGTGTTCTACAACGGCTACCGGTTGGGGGAGCACGTGGTGGTGCCGAAGGAAGGGGACAGCGAGGGCGGCGCGCATGCGCTGGGGATCGAGGTGATGGCGCAGACGGGGGTACAGGGACGCGGAGTGCTGATCGATCTGCGGCACCACTACGGAGACGGGCGGCGCAAGGTGGGCTACGACGCGCTGATGCGGGTGCTGGAGGCGGACCGTGTGGAGGTGGAGCGCGGGGACATGGTGTGCGTGCACACGGGGTTCGCGGAGAGGTTGCTGGGGGAGGAGGCGGGAGCGTTGACGGGGTGTTGCGTGCTGGACGGAGAGGACGGGCGGCTGCTGAAGTGGGTGGACGAGAGCGGGCTGTCGGTGCTGGCGGCGGACAATCACGCGGTGGAAGAGCGGCCCGGGGTGTTGAAGTCGCGGGAGGTCCCCGGCGCGCTGATGCCGTTGCATGAGCTGTGCCTGTTCAAGCTGGGGATTCACCTGGGCGAGCTGTGGAGGCTGACGCCGCTGGCGGAGTGGTTGCGTATGGAAGGGCGCAGCCGGTTTCTGCTGACGGCGCCGCCGCTGCACATTCGCGGGCTGGTCGGCTCTCCTGTCAATCCGGTCGCGACCGTCTGA
- a CDS encoding LysR family transcriptional regulator — MNLRSIDLNLLVILDALLAERQVTRAGQRVGLTQPAVSNALGRLRYVFKDEILVRTPLGMELTPRAKALACPIRQILQQIEELFVPENQFDSFTSDRRFTLRMSDLTELLLLPPLLRNIRGTAPHIRMNVMHLNADKTIEALDSGRLDMAVCAGLDHPGSISSHVLFQDRLVCVLSRRHPDANRPLTLERFAALDFLNVSINPVDSSLIDTMLAEMRFTRRIAFNVPHWLVVPSMLDALPLAVIMSERHALSLGDSRLAIRELPLDLEPVTWSLYWHRRYDNSVAHNWLRNCITDVVDAIQQRGVLEEASAVG, encoded by the coding sequence ATGAATCTACGCTCGATCGACCTGAATCTGCTCGTCATACTGGATGCGCTGCTCGCGGAGCGGCAGGTGACCCGCGCCGGACAAAGGGTCGGCTTGACGCAGCCGGCCGTCAGCAACGCGCTCGGGCGGCTGCGCTACGTGTTCAAGGACGAGATCCTGGTGCGCACGCCGCTCGGCATGGAGCTGACGCCCCGGGCGAAAGCGCTCGCTTGCCCGATTCGTCAGATCTTGCAACAGATCGAAGAATTATTTGTTCCGGAAAATCAATTCGATTCATTTACGTCAGATCGCCGTTTTACGCTTCGAATGTCGGACCTGACCGAATTGCTGCTGTTGCCGCCGCTGCTGCGCAATATTCGGGGGACGGCTCCGCACATCCGGATGAACGTGATGCACCTGAATGCGGACAAGACCATCGAGGCGCTCGATTCCGGCCGGCTCGACATGGCGGTCTGCGCGGGGCTCGATCATCCGGGCTCGATTTCGTCGCACGTGCTGTTTCAGGACCGGCTCGTCTGCGTGCTGAGCCGCCGCCATCCGGATGCGAACAGGCCGCTCACGCTCGAGCGCTTCGCGGCGCTCGACTTTCTCAACGTATCGATCAATCCCGTCGACAGCAGCCTGATCGATACCATGCTCGCGGAGATGCGCTTCACGCGCCGCATCGCGTTCAACGTGCCGCACTGGCTCGTCGTGCCGAGCATGCTCGACGCGCTGCCGCTCGCCGTCATCATGTCCGAGCGGCACGCGCTGAGCCTCGGCGACTCGCGCCTCGCGATTCGCGAACTGCCGCTCGATCTCGAGCCGGTGACGTGGTCGCTGTACTGGCACCGGCGCTACGACAACAGCGTCGCGCACAACTGGCTGCGCAACTGCATCACGGATGTCGTCGACGCGATCCAGCAGCGCGGCGTGCTCGAAGAGGCGAGCGCGGTGGGTTGA
- a CDS encoding cupin domain-containing protein: protein MVPSTENTRPANAGVALGSKIRALRQRLKRTLDETATAAGISKPFLSQVERGLASPSITSLAGIAHALGVTVQYFVETPSEERSVCRGEQLRFFSFADSANLFARLTNVPEGRQLEAILVRMPPGQKRSEVTTHAGEEFLYVIEGEVSLTLEGKSFALHAGDSAHYQSTVPHSWVNTAKIESVVVWVGTPRLF from the coding sequence ATGGTTCCTTCCACTGAAAACACGCGGCCAGCCAATGCGGGTGTGGCGCTCGGGAGCAAGATTCGGGCGTTGCGGCAGAGGCTGAAGCGCACGCTTGACGAAACAGCGACCGCCGCGGGTATTTCCAAGCCGTTTTTGTCGCAGGTCGAACGCGGGCTCGCGTCGCCGTCCATCACGTCGCTGGCCGGCATCGCGCACGCGCTGGGCGTTACGGTGCAGTACTTCGTCGAGACGCCGAGCGAAGAGCGTTCGGTCTGCCGCGGCGAACAGTTGCGCTTTTTCAGCTTCGCCGACTCGGCGAACCTGTTCGCGCGGCTGACGAACGTGCCGGAGGGGCGTCAGCTCGAGGCGATTCTCGTGCGGATGCCGCCGGGACAGAAGCGCTCCGAGGTCACGACGCATGCAGGCGAGGAATTCCTGTACGTGATCGAGGGCGAGGTGTCGTTGACGCTGGAAGGCAAGTCGTTCGCGCTGCATGCCGGCGACAGCGCGCACTACCAGTCGACGGTCCCGCATAGCTGGGTCAACACCGCGAAGATCGAATCGGTGGTGGTCTGGGTGGGAACGCCGAGATTGTTCTAG
- a CDS encoding peptide MFS transporter — MNTHVSQTRSFTTVFMIEMWERFGYYGMAALLVLFMVDKLGFTDGQANLTWGAFTALVYASPSIGGWIGDKVLGARRSMVIGAVVLCAGYLMLAIPNDHLAFMYASLGVIVVGNGLFKSNAANLVRRIYEGDDARIDSAFTIYYMAVNIGSTASMLATPWIKDHWGWHAAFAVCCAGMALGILNFVLMHRTLAHIGSQPDAQPVHWRRLAAVAAGGVALGLVTMYVLGHKRLAVASVWVAAFAILAIFAYMIAKSNRSERSGLIAALLLIAQVILFFIFYVQMQTSLTLFALRNVDPRFMLFGTTLFTWSPAQFQALNPIWIMLLSPVLVAIYDGLGKRGRDLPVAGKYALGFGVVALGYLAFAISGHFAVDGRVSSWFMVAGYGFYSLGELLVSGLGLAMIARYVPARMGGFMMGAYFVATGVSQYLGSVVANFAQMPSNDLPATASLPLYIKLFTGLGWLAAAGMAIGLLMLPLMNRLSREHHRCEAQRRGAQAAAAH; from the coding sequence ATGAATACTCACGTCTCCCAGACCCGCTCGTTCACGACGGTCTTCATGATCGAAATGTGGGAGCGCTTCGGCTACTACGGGATGGCGGCCCTGCTCGTCCTGTTCATGGTCGACAAGCTCGGCTTCACCGACGGCCAGGCGAACCTCACCTGGGGCGCGTTCACCGCGCTCGTCTACGCGTCGCCGTCGATCGGCGGCTGGATCGGCGACAAGGTGCTCGGCGCGCGCCGCTCGATGGTCATCGGCGCCGTCGTGCTGTGCGCAGGCTACCTGATGCTTGCGATTCCGAACGATCATCTCGCGTTCATGTACGCATCGCTCGGCGTGATCGTCGTCGGCAACGGGCTCTTCAAGTCGAATGCCGCGAATCTCGTGCGCCGCATCTACGAAGGCGACGACGCGCGCATCGACAGCGCGTTCACGATCTACTACATGGCGGTCAACATCGGCTCCACCGCGTCGATGCTCGCCACGCCGTGGATCAAGGATCACTGGGGCTGGCATGCCGCGTTCGCCGTCTGCTGCGCGGGGATGGCGCTCGGCATCCTCAACTTCGTGCTGATGCATCGCACGCTCGCGCACATCGGCTCGCAGCCCGATGCGCAACCCGTTCACTGGCGCCGCCTCGCGGCGGTCGCGGCGGGCGGCGTCGCGCTCGGCCTCGTGACGATGTACGTGCTCGGGCACAAGCGGCTCGCGGTCGCGAGCGTGTGGGTTGCCGCGTTCGCGATCCTCGCGATCTTCGCGTACATGATCGCGAAATCGAACCGCTCCGAGCGCTCGGGCCTCATCGCCGCGCTGCTCCTGATCGCGCAGGTGATTCTGTTCTTCATCTTCTACGTGCAGATGCAGACATCGCTCACGCTGTTCGCGCTGCGCAACGTCGATCCGCGCTTCATGCTGTTCGGCACGACGCTCTTCACGTGGAGCCCCGCGCAGTTCCAGGCGCTCAACCCGATCTGGATCATGCTGCTGAGCCCCGTGCTCGTCGCGATCTACGACGGCCTCGGCAAGCGCGGCCGCGATCTGCCCGTCGCCGGCAAATACGCGCTCGGCTTCGGCGTCGTCGCGCTCGGCTACCTCGCGTTCGCGATCAGCGGGCACTTCGCGGTCGACGGCCGCGTGTCGTCGTGGTTCATGGTCGCGGGCTACGGCTTCTACTCGCTCGGCGAGCTGCTCGTGAGCGGCCTCGGCCTCGCGATGATCGCGCGCTACGTGCCGGCGCGGATGGGCGGCTTCATGATGGGCGCGTACTTCGTCGCGACGGGCGTATCTCAATATCTCGGCAGCGTCGTCGCGAACTTCGCGCAGATGCCGTCGAACGATCTGCCCGCAACCGCGTCGCTGCCGCTTTACATCAAGCTGTTCACGGGCCTCGGCTGGCTCGCGGCGGCCGGCATGGCGATCGGCCTGCTGATGCTGCCGCTGATGAACAGGCTCTCGCGCGAGCATCACCGCTGCGAAGCGCAGCGTCGCGGAGCGCAGGCCGCCGCCGCGCACTAG
- a CDS encoding MmgE/PrpD family protein has translation MNEADLTITRVAARRAAPVATPPADGIVGALGRFAAAVRIDGLDRQLREEAAARVLDLLGNSLIAHRESVAQAVLRVARGWAARGPAGVVGARDRLPAAGAALVNGTLAHAMDFDDSHMLSVLHPSASVIPAALAVAEATTASGAALLDAITVGTEICIRLGVAAYNERLGNSVFFDRGQHATSICGTLGAAAAAAMLYGLDAVGIASALGIAASMGAGLLEANRTGGSVKRVHCGWAAHAGVSAAEFAAAGVTAPPTALEGRFGFFHAWCGDLADPNEVLSHLGDEWETSQIIFKPYPCNHFTHPGIDAALQLKAGGLHADEVASIELSVAGPTLRTIGEPAEIKMRPPNGYAAAFSGPYTVAAALLGGGGLGVWFDDFDDAHVHDPARRALAAKVRCVADPWCDARFPAGLPAVMRVTTVNGHALEARIESSKGTNARPLTEQELTAKFMLAAGATLGMPLALALRDAVSALVDGGSLAPLVELTTGSAGASSTDTGGSLD, from the coding sequence ATGAACGAAGCCGATCTGACCATCACACGGGTGGCTGCGCGCCGCGCCGCGCCCGTCGCCACGCCGCCCGCCGACGGCATCGTCGGCGCGCTCGGCCGCTTCGCGGCCGCGGTTCGCATCGACGGGCTCGACCGGCAACTGCGCGAAGAGGCCGCCGCGCGCGTGCTCGACCTGCTCGGCAACAGCCTGATCGCGCATCGCGAGTCCGTCGCGCAGGCGGTGCTGCGCGTCGCGCGCGGCTGGGCGGCACGCGGCCCGGCGGGCGTCGTCGGCGCGCGGGACAGGCTGCCTGCGGCGGGCGCCGCGCTCGTCAACGGCACGCTCGCGCACGCGATGGACTTCGACGATTCGCACATGCTGTCGGTGCTGCATCCGAGCGCGTCGGTGATTCCCGCGGCGCTCGCCGTCGCCGAGGCGACGACCGCTTCGGGCGCGGCGCTCCTCGACGCGATCACGGTCGGCACCGAGATCTGCATCCGGCTCGGCGTCGCCGCGTACAACGAGCGGCTCGGCAATTCGGTGTTCTTCGATCGCGGCCAGCACGCGACCTCGATCTGCGGCACGCTCGGCGCCGCGGCGGCCGCGGCGATGCTGTACGGGCTCGATGCGGTGGGGATCGCGTCGGCGCTCGGCATCGCCGCGAGCATGGGCGCCGGCTTGCTCGAAGCGAACCGCACGGGCGGCTCGGTCAAGCGCGTTCACTGCGGCTGGGCCGCGCACGCGGGCGTGAGCGCGGCGGAATTCGCGGCGGCGGGCGTCACCGCGCCGCCGACCGCGCTCGAAGGCCGGTTCGGCTTCTTCCATGCGTGGTGCGGCGATCTCGCCGATCCGAACGAAGTGTTGAGCCATCTCGGCGACGAATGGGAGACGAGCCAGATCATCTTCAAGCCGTATCCGTGCAACCACTTCACGCACCCGGGCATCGACGCCGCGCTGCAACTGAAGGCCGGGGGCTTGCACGCGGACGAGGTGGCGTCGATCGAGCTGAGCGTCGCGGGCCCGACGCTGCGCACGATCGGCGAGCCCGCCGAAATCAAGATGCGACCGCCGAACGGCTATGCGGCCGCGTTCTCGGGGCCGTACACGGTCGCGGCCGCACTGCTCGGCGGCGGCGGGCTCGGCGTCTGGTTCGACGACTTCGACGATGCGCACGTGCACGATCCCGCGCGGCGCGCGCTCGCCGCGAAGGTGCGCTGCGTCGCCGATCCGTGGTGCGATGCGCGCTTTCCGGCGGGGCTGCCGGCGGTGATGCGCGTGACGACCGTGAACGGGCATGCGCTCGAGGCGCGCATCGAATCGAGCAAGGGCACCAATGCGCGGCCGCTGACCGAGCAGGAGCTGACGGCGAAGTTCATGCTGGCCGCGGGCGCGACGCTCGGCATGCCGTTGGCGCTCGCGCTGCGCGATGCGGTGTCGGCGCTCGTCGACGGCGGGTCGCTCGCGCCGCTCGTGGAATTGACGACCGGCTCGGCCGGCGCGTCGTCGACCGATACGGGAGGCTCGCTTGACTGA